From the Quercus lobata isolate SW786 chromosome 6, ValleyOak3.0 Primary Assembly, whole genome shotgun sequence genome, one window contains:
- the LOC115995473 gene encoding ras-related protein Rab11D, translated as MASGGGGGAGYGDSNQKIDYVFKVVLIGDSAVGKSQILARFARNEFSLDSKATIGVEFQTRTLVIEHKSVKAQIWDTAGQERYRAVTSAYYRGAVGAMLVYDITKRQTFDHIPRWLEELRNHADKNIVIILIGNKTDLENQRAVPTEDAKEFAQKEGLFFLETSALEATNVETAFLTVLTEIFNIVNKKNLVADENQGNGNPASLAGKKILIPGPAQVIPAKSNMCCRSS; from the exons ATGGCTAGCGGTGGAGGTGGAGGAGCAGGATATGGAGATTCGAACCAGAAGATAGACTATGTGTTCAAGGTGGTGCTGATAGGTGACTCGGCGGTCGGGAAGTCTCAGATACTGGCTCGGTTCGCACGCAACGAGTTCAGTTTGGACTCCAAAGCCACCATCGGCGTAGAGTTCCAGACTCGCACTCTTGTCATTGAGCACAAGAGCGTCAAGGCTCAGATCTGGGACACTGCTGGTCAAGAACG ATACAGAGCAGTTACAAGTGCATATTACAGGGGTGCTGTTGGGGCAATGCTGGTTTACGACATAACCAAACGCCAGACTTTTGATCACATACCTCGTTGGCTGGAAGAGCTGCGTAACCATGCGGACAAGAACATTGTCATCATTCTGATAGGGAACAAAACTGATCTTGAGAATCAGCGTGCAGTTCCCACAGAGGATGCCAAAGAATTTGCTCAGAAGGAAGGACTGTTTTTCTTGGAGACCTCGGCACTGGAAGCAACGAACGTTGAAACCGCCTTTTTGACTGTGTTGACAGAGATCTTCAACATTGTGAACAAGAAGAACCTAGTTGCTGATGAAAATCAAGGTAACGGGAACCCTGCATCTCTGGCTGGCAAGAAGATCCTTATCCCTGGTCCTGCACAAGTGATCCCAGCTAAGAGCAACATGTGCTGTAGATCATCGTGA